One Cupriavidus necator N-1 DNA window includes the following coding sequences:
- a CDS encoding YdcF family protein, translating to MSIGKSSMGLLSESRNRIKLIDYVSPDTEISGYEFALMFGSRHAQPELVDAALELFHSGYYETLIIAGGKTRNRATSEASEIAERLISAGLSSTRIILEEDSSNTAENVLYARTLMKSSSVRELLLIGKIYAKRRYVMTIKKNWPEIERVSCFAVNYFGVSRAQWWKSPALRMRILQEIRKIERYLEMGYLSEIEVIKREFRLWSPSQPLMSNE from the coding sequence ATGAGTATCGGCAAGAGCAGCATGGGTTTATTAAGTGAATCCAGAAATCGCATCAAGTTAATTGATTATGTGTCTCCAGACACGGAAATCTCCGGGTACGAGTTTGCTCTCATGTTCGGCAGTCGGCATGCTCAACCGGAGCTGGTTGACGCCGCATTGGAGCTATTTCACTCCGGATACTATGAAACCCTGATCATAGCGGGAGGGAAAACCAGAAATCGCGCAACCAGCGAAGCGAGTGAGATCGCAGAGCGGCTAATTTCCGCAGGCCTGAGCAGCACAAGAATAATTCTGGAAGAAGACTCATCCAACACTGCCGAAAATGTGCTATATGCGCGCACCCTAATGAAGAGCAGTAGTGTTCGGGAATTGCTTCTAATCGGAAAGATATACGCCAAGCGCCGGTACGTAATGACCATAAAAAAGAACTGGCCGGAGATTGAGCGAGTTTCATGCTTCGCGGTTAACTATTTTGGTGTCAGTCGGGCTCAATGGTGGAAATCTCCAGCGCTAAGAATGCGAATCCTGCAGGAGATTAGGAAGATCGAAAGATATCTGGAAATGGGCTACCTCTCTGAAATAGAGGTAATTAAGCGTGAATTCAGGCTGTGGTCGCCGTCACAACCTCTAATGTCCAACGAGTAA
- a CDS encoding type II toxin-antitoxin system Phd/YefM family antitoxin, which yields MKPSQVKPISYLKSHAAEIVRDITESGEPMLITQNGEAKVVVQDAQSYEDMQQTVALLKILAMGQNDIETGNFTPTDEVFAELERMDREEGIE from the coding sequence ATGAAACCGAGTCAGGTCAAGCCCATAAGCTATCTGAAAAGCCACGCAGCAGAAATCGTCCGGGACATCACCGAGAGCGGCGAGCCCATGCTGATCACACAGAACGGCGAGGCAAAGGTAGTCGTGCAGGATGCCCAATCCTATGAGGACATGCAACAGACGGTTGCCCTTCTGAAGATTCTGGCGATGGGTCAGAATGACATCGAGACGGGCAACTTCACCCCGACGGACGAAGTGTTTGCCGAATTGGAGCGCATGGACAGGGAGGAAGGGATCG